The Salvelinus alpinus chromosome 28, SLU_Salpinus.1, whole genome shotgun sequence genome includes a window with the following:
- the LOC139557070 gene encoding butyrophilin subfamily 1 member A1-like isoform X4, translated as MEDYWMRAAVGWPLNGWVLCLFLIPTSFFSVTVLVVGSTDPVRGIVGGDVILPCFLRPTRSAVEESVEWQRPVLEPKEVHLYRDRSDDNVLQNPSYSGRTSLFSEELKNGNVSLKLTNVKHSDAGNYTCYIPTLGHQKTTIELYVGGAAPRPWLSIVETKDKEVVLKCEAEGLVYKPELVLLNSKGTILPADESTERPMDSEGLYTVTRYFTVQKTATNMFTCQVQQLEIKHMRETRIRVPDKMFQEECPLERKVGIGFLGAVVGSVVGAVVVFLFMRRIAEETNGGCADSGIALLENSNVKGHPNGVRVSQPGERDSQHTLD; from the exons ACCTACCTCCTTTTTTTCTGTTACAGTTCTTGTTGTTGGTTCAACGGACCCTGTTCGTGGCATAGTTGGCGGGGATGTCATCTTGCCTTGTTTCCTGAGACCTACCAGGAGTGCTGTTGAAGAGTCAGTAGAGTGGCAGAGACCAGTCCTGGAGCCAAAAGAGGTGCATTTGTACCGAGACCGTAGTGATGACAATGTGCTCCAGAATCCATCCTACAGTGGAAGGACGTCACTATTCAGTGAAGAACTGAAGAACGGCAACGTCTCACTAAAGCTGACCAATGTGAAACACTCTGATGCTGGAAATTACACCTGTTACATACCGACGTTAGGCCACCAGAAAACCACCATTGAACTCTATGTCGGCG GTGCAGCCCCTCGGCCATGGCTCTCCATTGTGGAAACCAAAGACAAGGAAGTGGTCCTGAAGTGTGAGGCTGAAGGGTTAGTCTATAAGCCTGAGTTGGTGTTGCTGAACAGTAAGGGAACCATCCTCCCTGCTGATGAATCTACAGAGAGACCCATGGACTCAGAGGGCTTGTACACAGTGACACGCTATTTCACTGTCCAGAAGACTGCCACCAACATGTTCACCTGTCAAGTTCAACAGCTGGAGATCAAACACATGAGGGAGACACGGATTCGTGTTCCAG ACAAAATGTTTCAGGAGGAATGCCCCTTGGAACGGAAAGTTGGAATTGGATTTCTAGGAGCTGTTGTAGGCAGTGTTGTAGGAGCTGTTGTAGTTTTTCTGTTCATGCGGAGAATCGCGGAAG AAACCAATGGCGGGTGTGCAGATAGCGGGATTGCCCTCCTCGAGAACAGCAATGTAAAGGGCCATCCTAATGGTGTGCGTGTGTCACAACCTGGAGAACGGGACAGCCAACATACCCTTGATTGA